A genomic segment from Drosophila willistoni isolate 14030-0811.24 chromosome 2L unlocalized genomic scaffold, UCI_dwil_1.1 Seg72.1, whole genome shotgun sequence encodes:
- the LOC111519074 gene encoding protein kinase 4 → MWKINRSNSSSSSSSSNNSSSSTSSNINRGIDCDANSDTFPTVLTSSSSNGALQPSTSKSTSTSSSSSLPLHVQHQQQQQQQQQQHQQQQQQQHQHQQRMRQR, encoded by the coding sequence ATGTGGAAAATCaacagaagcaacagcagcagtagcagcagcagcagcaacaacagcagcagcagcaccagcagcaatATCAACAGAGGCATCGACTGCGACGCCAACAGCGACACATTTCCAACTGTTTTGACGTCGTCAAGTTCCAATGGCGCCTTGCAGCCATCCACATCCAAATCTACATCCAcatccagctccagctccttGCCGTTGCATGTGcagcaccaacagcagcagcaacaacaacagcagcaacatcaacagcagcagcagcagcagcaccagcaccagcaacgAATGCgacaacgatga
- the LOC6646037 gene encoding histidine decarboxylase isoform X2 — MDFKEYRQRGKEMVDYIADYLENIRERRVFPDVSPGYMRQLLPESAPVEGEPWPKIFSDVEKIVMPGITHWQSPHMHGYFPALNSMPSLLGDMLADAINCIGFTWASSPACTELEIIVMNWLGKMIGLPDEFLHLSNSSKGGGVLQTTASEATLVCLLAGRTKAIQRFHERHHGFQDAEINARLVAYCSDQAHSSVEKAALIGLVRMRYIEADEHLSMRGKLLREAIEDDIKQGLVPFWVCATLGTTGSCSFDNLEEIGIVCRDHNLWLHVDAAYAGSAFICPEFRTWLRGIERADSIAFNPSKWLMVHFDATALWVRDSTAVHRTFNVEPLYLQHENSGVAVDFMHWQIPLSRRFRALKVWFVLRNYGIKGLQRHIREGVRLAQKFEALVLADHRFELPAKRHLGLVCFRIRGDNELTERLLKRLNHRGKLHCIPSSLKGQYVIRFTITSTHTTVDDIVKDWMEIRQVTTMVLEEMNITISNRVYLKDTKEKSEAFGSSLLLSNSPLSPKVVNGSFAAIFDADEFLAKTYAGIRIAHQESPSMRRRVRGILMSGKQFSLDSHMDVVVQTTLDASSCEVTANSVDSYGKTTIGGGGPPGQQASIREDNEEAVAAAEGMTAVNVNRN, encoded by the exons ATGGACTTTAAGGAATATCGTCAACGGG GCAAGGAGATGGTCGACTACATAGCCGATTATCTGGAGAATATACGTGAACGTCGTGTCTTTCCCGATGTAAGTCCGGGTTATATGCGTCAACTGTTGCCCGAATCGGCACCAGTTGAGGGTGAACCATGGCCAAAGATTTTCAGTGATGTGGAAAAGATTGTGATGCCTGGCATAACGCATTGGCAATCGCCCCATATGCATGGCTATTTTCCAGCCCTCAATTCAATGCCTTCACTGCTGGGTGATATGTTGGCCGATGCCATCAATTGCATTGGATTCACTTGGGCCAGTTCGCCAGCTTGTACAGAACTGGAGATCATAGTGATGAATTGGTTGGGCAAAATGATTGGTCTACCAGATGAATTTCTCCATCTCAGCAATAGCAGCAAGGGCGGCGGGGTCCTGCAGACGACCGCAAGTGAGGCCACATTGGTTTGTCTTCTGGCTGGCAGGACGAAAGCCATACAACGTTTCCATGAGCGTCATCATGGGTTTCAGGATGCCGAGATTAATGCCCGATTGGTGGCCTATTGCTCGGATCAGGCTCATTCGAGCGTGGAGAAGGCAGCTCTGATTG GACTCGTGCGTATGCGTTATATTGAGGCCGACGAGCATCTCTCAATGCGCGGCAAACTGTTGCGCGAGGCCATCGAGGATGACATTAAGCAGGGCCTGGTACCCTTCTGG GTTTGCGCCACTCTCGGCACCACGGGCAGCTGCAGCTTTGATAATCTAGAAgag ATTGGCATAGTCTGTCGGGATCATAATCTTTGGCTACATGTGGATGCTGCCTATGCTGGCAGTGCTTTCATTTGTCCCGAATTTCGGACTTGGTTGCGTGGCATTGAGCGTGCCGATTCCATAGCCTTCAATCCATCCAAATGGCTAATGGTTCATTTCGATGCCACAGCATTGTGGGTGCGGGATAGCACAGCGGTGCATCGGACATTCAATGTGGAGCCACTCTATTTGCAGCACGAGAACTCTGGCGTGGCTGTTGATTTTATGCACTGGCAAATTCCACTGAGTCGTCGTTTTCGGGCATTGAAGGTTTGGTTTGTCCTACGCAACTATGGCATCAAAGGGCTGCAACGTCACATACGCGAAGGTGTCCGTTTGGCCCAGAAATTCGAGGCTCTTGTCCTGGCCGATCATCGTTTCGAGTTGCCGGCCAAGAGGCATTTGGGTCTGGTTTGTTTTCGCATACGGGGGGATAATGAGCTCACCGAGAGATTGTTGAAACGTCTGAATCATCGAGGCAAATTGCATTGTATACCCTCATCTTTGAAGGGACAATATGTCATACGATTTACCATCACTTCCACTCACACCACCGTCGATGATATTGTTAAGGATTGGATGGAAATACGTCAGGTGACCACCATGGTGCTGGAGGAGATGAATATAACCATATCGAATCGTGTCTATCTCAAGG ATACAAAGGAGAAGAGCGAAGCCTTTGGTTCCAGTCTTCTGCTATCAAATTCGCCGCTGTCACCCAAAGTGGTAAATGGATCATTTGCAGCCATTTTCGATGCAGATGAGTTTCTGGCCAAAACCTATGCTGGAATACGAATAGCG CATCAGGAATCACCGTCAATGCGACGTCGTGTACGCGGCATTTTGATGTCGGGCAAACAGTTCTCCCTGGATTCCCACATGGATGTTGTAGTACAGACCACTCTGGATGCCAGCAGTTGTGAGGTGACTGCGAATTCTGTTGACTCCTATGGCAAGACCACTATAGGCGGTGGAGGACCGCCGGGTCAACAGGCCAGCATACGGGAAGATAATGAAGAAGCGGTTGCTGCTGCGGAAGGTATGACGGCCGTTAATGTAAACAG AAACTGA
- the LOC6646037 gene encoding histidine decarboxylase isoform X1: MDFKEYRQRGKEMVDYIADYLENIRERRVFPDVSPGYMRQLLPESAPVEGEPWPKIFSDVEKIVMPGITHWQSPHMHGYFPALNSMPSLLGDMLADAINCIGFTWASSPACTELEIIVMNWLGKMIGLPDEFLHLSNSSKGGGVLQTTASEATLVCLLAGRTKAIQRFHERHHGFQDAEINARLVAYCSDQAHSSVEKAALIGLVRMRYIEADEHLSMRGKLLREAIEDDIKQGLVPFWVCATLGTTGSCSFDNLEEIGIVCRDHNLWLHVDAAYAGSAFICPEFRTWLRGIERADSIAFNPSKWLMVHFDATALWVRDSTAVHRTFNVEPLYLQHENSGVAVDFMHWQIPLSRRFRALKVWFVLRNYGIKGLQRHIREGVRLAQKFEALVLADHRFELPAKRHLGLVCFRIRGDNELTERLLKRLNHRGKLHCIPSSLKGQYVIRFTITSTHTTVDDIVKDWMEIRQVTTMVLEEMNITISNRVYLKDTKEKSEAFGSSLLLSNSPLSPKVVNGSFAAIFDADEFLAKTYAGIRIAHQESPSMRRRVRGILMSGKQFSLDSHMDVVVQTTLDASSCEVTANSVDSYGKTTIGGGGPPGQQASIREDNEEAVAAAEETEVVQLCQTPINHFRPITLYTNTTTTTSPHNYCPTSNCSPKNRDITISVNSLFTPVTHCVVYHGKRFLEPVNSLIENSSFSSSVFHQATPITTPTEREEDYDWPARTFNQLLMERYSNSSTESSSLSYPSATGGQLDVATPTPSLNDDDLASPLLKSFESLQSARDLSGPSQSDDATICSAASSLESLE; this comes from the exons ATGGACTTTAAGGAATATCGTCAACGGG GCAAGGAGATGGTCGACTACATAGCCGATTATCTGGAGAATATACGTGAACGTCGTGTCTTTCCCGATGTAAGTCCGGGTTATATGCGTCAACTGTTGCCCGAATCGGCACCAGTTGAGGGTGAACCATGGCCAAAGATTTTCAGTGATGTGGAAAAGATTGTGATGCCTGGCATAACGCATTGGCAATCGCCCCATATGCATGGCTATTTTCCAGCCCTCAATTCAATGCCTTCACTGCTGGGTGATATGTTGGCCGATGCCATCAATTGCATTGGATTCACTTGGGCCAGTTCGCCAGCTTGTACAGAACTGGAGATCATAGTGATGAATTGGTTGGGCAAAATGATTGGTCTACCAGATGAATTTCTCCATCTCAGCAATAGCAGCAAGGGCGGCGGGGTCCTGCAGACGACCGCAAGTGAGGCCACATTGGTTTGTCTTCTGGCTGGCAGGACGAAAGCCATACAACGTTTCCATGAGCGTCATCATGGGTTTCAGGATGCCGAGATTAATGCCCGATTGGTGGCCTATTGCTCGGATCAGGCTCATTCGAGCGTGGAGAAGGCAGCTCTGATTG GACTCGTGCGTATGCGTTATATTGAGGCCGACGAGCATCTCTCAATGCGCGGCAAACTGTTGCGCGAGGCCATCGAGGATGACATTAAGCAGGGCCTGGTACCCTTCTGG GTTTGCGCCACTCTCGGCACCACGGGCAGCTGCAGCTTTGATAATCTAGAAgag ATTGGCATAGTCTGTCGGGATCATAATCTTTGGCTACATGTGGATGCTGCCTATGCTGGCAGTGCTTTCATTTGTCCCGAATTTCGGACTTGGTTGCGTGGCATTGAGCGTGCCGATTCCATAGCCTTCAATCCATCCAAATGGCTAATGGTTCATTTCGATGCCACAGCATTGTGGGTGCGGGATAGCACAGCGGTGCATCGGACATTCAATGTGGAGCCACTCTATTTGCAGCACGAGAACTCTGGCGTGGCTGTTGATTTTATGCACTGGCAAATTCCACTGAGTCGTCGTTTTCGGGCATTGAAGGTTTGGTTTGTCCTACGCAACTATGGCATCAAAGGGCTGCAACGTCACATACGCGAAGGTGTCCGTTTGGCCCAGAAATTCGAGGCTCTTGTCCTGGCCGATCATCGTTTCGAGTTGCCGGCCAAGAGGCATTTGGGTCTGGTTTGTTTTCGCATACGGGGGGATAATGAGCTCACCGAGAGATTGTTGAAACGTCTGAATCATCGAGGCAAATTGCATTGTATACCCTCATCTTTGAAGGGACAATATGTCATACGATTTACCATCACTTCCACTCACACCACCGTCGATGATATTGTTAAGGATTGGATGGAAATACGTCAGGTGACCACCATGGTGCTGGAGGAGATGAATATAACCATATCGAATCGTGTCTATCTCAAGG ATACAAAGGAGAAGAGCGAAGCCTTTGGTTCCAGTCTTCTGCTATCAAATTCGCCGCTGTCACCCAAAGTGGTAAATGGATCATTTGCAGCCATTTTCGATGCAGATGAGTTTCTGGCCAAAACCTATGCTGGAATACGAATAGCG CATCAGGAATCACCGTCAATGCGACGTCGTGTACGCGGCATTTTGATGTCGGGCAAACAGTTCTCCCTGGATTCCCACATGGATGTTGTAGTACAGACCACTCTGGATGCCAGCAGTTGTGAGGTGACTGCGAATTCTGTTGACTCCTATGGCAAGACCACTATAGGCGGTGGAGGACCGCCGGGTCAACAGGCCAGCATACGGGAAGATAATGAAGAAGCGGTTGCTGCTGCGGAAG AAACTGAAGTTGTGCAACTTTGCCAAACACCCATCAATCATTTTCGACCCATTACCCTGTACACTAACACTACGACAACAACTAGTCCACACAATTACTGTCCCACTTCCAATTGTTCACCCAAAAATCGCGATATTACCATATCCGTGAATAGTTTATTTACTCCAGTGACGCATTGTGTTGTTTATCATGGGAAACGTTTTCTGGAGCCTGTCAATAGTCTCATCGAGAATAGTTCCTTCAGCAGCAGCGTTTTTCATCAGGCCACGCCGATTACAACGCCCACGGAACGAGAAGAGGACTACGATTGGCCAGCTAGGACATTTAATCAACTTCTAATGGAACGCTATTCCAATTCATCGACAGAGAGCAGTAGCTTAAGTTATCCTAGTGCAACTGGCGGCCAATTGGATGTcgcaacaccaacaccaagtctcaatgatgatgatttggCTTCGCCATTGTTGAAATCTTTCGAATCACTGCAGTCTGCCCGAGATTTGTCCGGGCCAAGTCAATCGGATGATGCCACCATATGCTCGGCGGCTTCGTCACTTGAATCACTGGAATGA
- the LOC6646036 gene encoding uncharacterized protein LOC6646036, whose translation MDERRQRLRAYRRARRKFACVVYLVSIAWMVLALLQWLVVCLVKDVRNAFVDYYWISVIFFVLAMALVTFFIFFEKIRFITGVNWLLCVLIVEFVTIGLFSFVAHTLWPDLIMWFAVCLLLTFLFILFGSIIPHDLTLDVVILFVLAFIFLIVTVFFIMMHVVVGMPYAFIAYQIFITVIVLLFVMYHAQTINGGRFAEMRLDDYLLASLILFHDFVVIFMLTFYAQITYKLASEGMSTTTVMPKVTVPQVTTPGVTNIPDIPTTTIATTTTTTLKPAA comes from the exons ATGGATGAACGTCGTCAGAGATTGAGGGCCTATCGTCGGGCCCGACGTAAATTTGCATGCGTTGTCTATTTGGTATCAATAGCCTGGATGGTATTGGCTCTGTTACAATGGCTAGTTGTATGTCTAGT TAAGGATGTTCGCAATGCCTTTGTGGATTATTACTGGATAAGTGtgatattttttgttcttgccATGGCACTGGTCACATTTTTCATATTCTTCGAGAAGATACGTTTCATAACGGGCGTTAATTGGCTTCTATGTGTACTTATA GTGGAATTTGTGACCATTGGCTTATTCTCTTTTGTTGCTCACACTTTATGGCCAGATTTAATTATGTGGTTTGCCGTATGCCTTTTACTTACATTCCTATTCATATTATTTGGATCTATAATACCT CACGATTTAACTTTGGACGTAGTTATATTATTTGTGCTGGCTTTTATTTTCCTCATTGTTACTGTGTTTTTCATCATGATGCATGTTGTGGTAGGCATGCCATATGCCTTTATTGCCTACCAGATTTTTATTACAGTTATAGTCCTGCTG tttgtaaTGTATCATGCCCAGACCATCAATGGTGGGCGATTTGCTGAAATGCGTCTCGATGATTACCTTTTGGCTTCACTAATACTCTTCCATGATTTTGTTGTTATCTTTATGCTAACTTTCTATGCTCAAATTACCTATAAATTAGCCTCAGAAGGAATGTCAACGACCACAGTTATGCCTAAAGTAACGGTGCCACAAGTAACAACTCCTGGTGTTACCAATATCCCAGATATCCCAACAACAACCATCgcaaccaccaccaccaccacattAAAACCAGCAGCTTAG
- the LOC6646035 gene encoding uncharacterized protein LOC6646035 isoform X1 has translation MPADSDDEYIAKKLLCKTYLVTCVMLLIGQIQVAVVMEIKPVKEFLRQHYYVSLVQFFLSFISIQLYVFFYHIIVQKSAWKRILAGVWTFEVNTISIMKPAKKAPYISLLVSLVLTYFIMLVSLIYGNLAVRHRRGLFMSRHNIIRWSERLFVLTSFGIIVASEMKRVIIEFPTLFIYTLLSNVFVIIFAASMRKPNFYHIEMKADNILIGQLYYLNFYALYMGYVWTTAAGIELMGWNVNLFS, from the exons ATGCCGGCCGATAGTGATGATGAATATATAGCGAAAAAATTGCTATGCAAGACCTACTTGGTGACTTGTGTAATGCTTCTCATTGGCCAGATACAGGTGGCCGTGGTAATGGAAAT AAAACCTGTAAAGGAATTTCTGAGACAGCATTATTATGTGAGTCTTGTGCAATTTTTCTTAAGTTTTATATCGATCCAGCTGTACGTATTTTTCTATCACATCATTGTACAAAAATCGGCCTGGAAAAGAATTTTGGCCGGCGTATGGAcg TTTGAAGTTAATACCATATCCATTATGAAACCGGCCAAAAAGGCgccatatatcagtttattgGTATCCCTGGTATTGACCTATTTCATAATGTTAGTTAGCCTGATCTATGGCAATTTGGCTGTACGTCATCGACGTGGTCTTTTT ATGTCCCGCCATAATATCATACGTTGGAGTGAACGTCTTTTTGTCCTGACCAGTTTTGGCATCATTGTCGCCTCAGAAATGAAACGTGTTATTATTGAGTTTCCCACTCTCTTTATCTACACTTTGTTATCAAATGTG TTTGTGATCATTTTTGCTGCCTCGATGAGAAAACCGAATTTCTATCATATTGAAATGAAAGCTGATAATATCTTAATTGGACAATTGTATTATCTCAATTTCTATGCTCTCTATATGGGTTATGTGTGGACAACGGCAGCGGGAATTGAATTGATGGGCTGGAATGTAAATCTCTTTTCCTAA
- the LOC6646035 gene encoding uncharacterized protein LOC6646035 isoform X2, whose protein sequence is MKPAKKAPYISLLVSLVLTYFIMLVSLIYGNLAVRHRRGLFMSRHNIIRWSERLFVLTSFGIIVASEMKRVIIEFPTLFIYTLLSNVFVIIFAASMRKPNFYHIEMKADNILIGQLYYLNFYALYMGYVWTTAAGIELMGWNVNLFS, encoded by the exons ATGAAACCGGCCAAAAAGGCgccatatatcagtttattgGTATCCCTGGTATTGACCTATTTCATAATGTTAGTTAGCCTGATCTATGGCAATTTGGCTGTACGTCATCGACGTGGTCTTTTT ATGTCCCGCCATAATATCATACGTTGGAGTGAACGTCTTTTTGTCCTGACCAGTTTTGGCATCATTGTCGCCTCAGAAATGAAACGTGTTATTATTGAGTTTCCCACTCTCTTTATCTACACTTTGTTATCAAATGTG TTTGTGATCATTTTTGCTGCCTCGATGAGAAAACCGAATTTCTATCATATTGAAATGAAAGCTGATAATATCTTAATTGGACAATTGTATTATCTCAATTTCTATGCTCTCTATATGGGTTATGTGTGGACAACGGCAGCGGGAATTGAATTGATGGGCTGGAATGTAAATCTCTTTTCCTAA
- the LOC6646034 gene encoding synaptobrevin isoform X1, with the protein MENNESPAPSGSNANDFPILPPPPNDNNNYNNNYNINPSNNNASQKRLQQTQAKVDEVVGIMRVNVEKVLERDQKLSELGERADQLEQGASQFEQQAGKLKRKQWWANMKMMIILGVIAVVLLIIILVSILPSSSSSSSDNRVAAVTEKPQ; encoded by the exons ATGGAGAACAACGAGTCCCCTGCCCCCTCCGGTTCCAATGCCAATGA TTTTCCCATACTTCCGCCGCCGCccaatgacaacaacaactacaacaacaactataacaTCAATCCCAGCAATAACAATGCATCCCAAAAGCGTCTACAACAAACGCAGGCCAAAGTCGATGAAGTTGTTGGCATAATGCGTGTAAATGTGGAAAAAGTATTGGAACGCGATCAGAAGCTATCAGAATTGGGTGAACGTGCCGATCAATTGGAACAGGGTGCCTCACAATTCGAACAGCAGGCTGGCAAATTGAAACGTAAACAATGGTGGGCCAATATGAAAATGATGATCATTCTGGGAGTGATTGCCGTTGTGCTGCTCATTATAATCTTAG TATCAATTTTGCCATctagtagcagcagcagcagcgataATCGTGTAGCCGCTGTCACTGAGAAGCCCCAATAA
- the LOC6646034 gene encoding synaptobrevin isoform X3 — MENNESPAPSGSNANDNNNASQKRLQQTQAKVDEVVGIMRVNVEKVLERDQKLSELGERADQLEQGASQFEQQAGKLKRKQWWANMKMMIILGVIAVVLLIIILVSILPSSSSSSSDNRVAAVTEKPQ; from the exons ATGGAGAACAACGAGTCCCCTGCCCCCTCCGGTTCCAATGCCAATGA CAATAACAATGCATCCCAAAAGCGTCTACAACAAACGCAGGCCAAAGTCGATGAAGTTGTTGGCATAATGCGTGTAAATGTGGAAAAAGTATTGGAACGCGATCAGAAGCTATCAGAATTGGGTGAACGTGCCGATCAATTGGAACAGGGTGCCTCACAATTCGAACAGCAGGCTGGCAAATTGAAACGTAAACAATGGTGGGCCAATATGAAAATGATGATCATTCTGGGAGTGATTGCCGTTGTGCTGCTCATTATAATCTTAG TATCAATTTTGCCATctagtagcagcagcagcagcgataATCGTGTAGCCGCTGTCACTGAGAAGCCCCAATAA
- the LOC6646034 gene encoding synaptobrevin isoform X2, whose product MENNESPAPSGSNANDFPILPPPPNDNNNYNNNYNINPSNNNASQKRLQQTQAKVDEVVGIMRVNVEKVLERDQKLSELGERADQLEQGASQFEQQAGKLKRKQWWANMKMMIILGVIAVVLLIIILVSLFN is encoded by the exons ATGGAGAACAACGAGTCCCCTGCCCCCTCCGGTTCCAATGCCAATGA TTTTCCCATACTTCCGCCGCCGCccaatgacaacaacaactacaacaacaactataacaTCAATCCCAGCAATAACAATGCATCCCAAAAGCGTCTACAACAAACGCAGGCCAAAGTCGATGAAGTTGTTGGCATAATGCGTGTAAATGTGGAAAAAGTATTGGAACGCGATCAGAAGCTATCAGAATTGGGTGAACGTGCCGATCAATTGGAACAGGGTGCCTCACAATTCGAACAGCAGGCTGGCAAATTGAAACGTAAACAATGGTGGGCCAATATGAAAATGATGATCATTCTGGGAGTGATTGCCGTTGTGCTGCTCATTATAATCTTAG tGTCGCTTTTCAattga
- the LOC6646033 gene encoding chondroitin sulfate N-acetylgalactosaminyltransferase 1 encodes MHNSLASRLLVRLLMLFALVTVVSIVILTKCGFDELTAQQQQETQQPQPQTQINEVTSGYNFIISERDAEIERLKHEVLTLKAQLVLMQNNRSGGASGSNGETTTSTAISSPLVASHHYDCSSYIRKQVGAAEILHGLPLNNEYELIPYNHFTFTRVYPIDLGLGKRVVEKPIGYRRRDLLEAVNKALESLNRNHTARMRAKSSTGNSVDAVKFTLDDFIEGIYRTEPTTGTQYELYFKSIKHPMPLVRKALIMRPFAPLQTVQLAEMATASPGTKDVETIHIILPLAGRLHSFRSFLKMFKHLDDPHLRLIVVYFGEQGLSQAKQLIGAKGHVQLLALNETFSRAKALRLGAEHIKLPKAKDSKDAKDSDALLFMCDVDIVFTSKFLERCRWNSSPGKKVYYPVVFSLYNPHVVYTLQGKPMPSDPEQLIISRDTGFWRDFGYGMTCQYRSNFLQIRGFDEEEIVGWGGEDVMLYRKYIRSKIKIIRATDPGIFHRWHTKICSNSLTADQYRACIRSRALNEASHAQLGFLAFRDEIAAAQKEASKPLSSSISISS; translated from the exons ATGCATAACTCGCTGGCTTCTCGATTGCTAGTGCGCCTTCTTATGCTCTTTGCCTTGGTCACAGTGGTGTCTATAGTTATACTAACCAAGTGCGGATTCGATGAGTTGACAgcacagcaacagcaggagACTCAGCAACCGCAACCGCAGACTCAAATTAATGAGGTGACTTCCGGTTATAACTTTATTATAAGCGAGCGGGATGCGGAAATTGAGAGGCTCAAACATGAAGTTCTTACCCTCAAGGCTCAGTTGGTATTAATGCAAAATAATCGAAGTGGAGGAGCAAGTGGAAGCAATGGGGAGACAACTACCAGCACTGCCATTTCATCACCACTGGTGGCCAGCCATCACTATGACTGCAGCAGTTATATACGCAAGCAAGTTGGAGCAGCCGAAATACTCCATGGTTTGCCTCTCAACAATGAATACGAATTGATACCGTATAATCATTTCACCTTCACACGCGTTTATCCCATCGATTTGGGTCTGGGCAAACGTGTGGTTGAGAAACCAATTGGCTATAGAAGGCGCGATCTGCTGGAGGCGGTAAATAAGGCTTTAGAAAGCCTTAATCGTAATCATACGGCTAGAATGAGAGCCAAATCTTCAACTGGCAATTCTGTAGATGCAGTGAAATTTACCCTGGATGATTTCATTGAGGGCATCTATCGTACTGAACCCACCACTGGAACACAGTATGAACTGTACTTTAAGAGCATTAAACATCCCATGCCTTTGGTGCGTAAGGCTCTGATAATGCGTCCTTTTGCCCCTCTCCAGACTGTGCAGCTGGCAGAGATGGCCACTGCATCGCCTGGGACAAAAGATGTAGAAACTATTCATATCATATTGCCTTTAGCTGGACGTTTGCATAGTTTTCGTAGTTTTctgaaaatgtttaaacatCTCGATGATCCGCATTTGAGACTAATTGTAGTCTATTTCGGAGAGCAAGGACTGAGCCAGGCCAAGCAGTTGATTGGTGCCAAAGGACATGTTCAACTGTTGGCCTTGAATGAGACTTTTAGCAGGG ctaAAGCTCTTCGTTTAGGTGCCGAACACATTAAACTGCCCAAGGCAAAGGATAGCAAGGACGCAAAGGACTCTGATGCGTTGCTCTTTATGTGCGATGTGGATATAGTGTTTACTAGCAAATTTTTAGAACGTTGTCGTTGGAATTCATCGCCGGGTAAAAAGGTCTACTATCCCGTGGTGTTTAGCCTCTACAATCCTCACGTGGTCTATACGCTGCAAGGCAAACCCATGCCCAGTGATCCCGAGCAATTGATCATCTCCAGAGACACGGGCTTTTGGCGTGACTTTGGCTATGGCATGACCTGCCAATATAGATCGAATTTCCTGCAAATACGTGGATTCGATGAAGAGGAAATCGTTGGCTGGGGTGGCGAGGATGTTATGCTCTATAGAAAGTATATTAgatcgaaaataaaaatcatacGTGCCACAGATCCTGGCATATTTCATCGTTGGCATACTAAG ATATGCTCTAATTCTCTGACTGCCGATCAATATCGAGCCTGTATACGTTCACGCGCTTTGAATGAGGCGTCCCATGCCCAATTGGGTTTCCTGGCATTCAGAGATGAAATAGCTGCCGCCCAGAAAGAAGCCTCCAAGCCATTGTCATCATCCATATCGATATCATCGTGA